The Stutzerimonas stutzeri RCH2 genomic interval GACCGGGCTGGCCGCGGCGCTGTTTCATCCCACCACCGGCTACTCACTGCCCGACGCGGTGCGTCTGGCCGATCACCTGATCGCGCTGGATCGCTGGGATGCCACCAGTCTGTTCGAGGCCATCCGCGATTACTCGTTGGCGCAGTGGCGCCAGCGCGGCTTCTTCCGGCTGCTCAATCGCATGTTGTTCATGGCCGGTCCGGCGGATCGTCGCTGGGCGGTGATGCAACGTTTCTACCGCCTGCGCGAACCGCTGATCCAGCGCTTCTACGCGGCCAATCTGACCACCCGCGACCGCTTGCGCATCGTCTCGGGCAAGCCTCCTGTTCCGCTCGGCGAGGCGCTGCGCGCACTTGCCGCCCATGATCTGCATCGCAAGGATTACCGATGAACCAAGCTAAACGAGCGGTGGTGATCGGCGCCGGCTTCGGCGGGCTGGCGCTGGCCATCCGCCTGCAGCGCGCCGGAATCCAGACCACACTGCTGGAGAAGCGCGACAAGCCGGGTGGCCGCGCCTACGTCTACCACGACCAGGGTTTTACCTTCGATGCCGGCCCGACCGTGATCACCGATCCGCCAGCGCTGGAAGAACTCTTCAGCGGCGCCGGCAAGCGCATGGCTGACTACGTCGAGCTGCTGCCGGTCAGTCCGTTCTATCGGCTGTGCTGGGAGGACGGTTACAGCTTCGACTACGTCAACGATCAGGTCGAACTGGATCGGCAGATTCATGCCCTGAACCCGAAGGACGTCGCCGGCTACCAGCGCTTTCTCGCCTATTCGCGGGCGGTGTACGAGGAGGGCTACGTCAAGCTCGGCACCGTGCCCTTCCTGTCGTTTCGCAGCATGATCGGCGTCGCCCCGCAGCTGGCGAAGCTGCAGGCCTGGCGCAACGTCTACAGCATGGTGGCCAAATTCGTGGAGAACGACCGGCTGCGCCAGGCGCTGTCCTTTCATTCGCTGCTGGTCGGTGGCAACCCGTTCGAAACTTCCTCGATCTACGCGCTGATTCATGCGCTGGAGCGCCAAGGTGGCGTCTGGTTTCCGCGAGGCGGCACCGGTGCGCTGGTGCAGGGGATGGTCCGGTTATTCGAGGACCTGGGCGGCAAGCTGGAGCTGAACGCCGAGGTTGCGCGGATCGACCTGGCAGGTGGACATGCCAAGGCCGTGATCACGGGTGACGGGCGTCGCTTCGATACCGATGCGGTGGCTTCCAACGCCGATGTGGTCAACACCTACAAGCAGCTACTCGGCCACGAACAGCGTGGTCGCGACGAGGCCAAACGGCTCTCCGGCAAGCGTTTCTCGATGTCGCTGTTCGTCATCCATTTCGGCCTCAAGCGCCGCCACGAGCACCTGCAGCATCACACGGTGTGCTTCGGCCCGCGCTATCGGGAGCTGATCGACGAAATCTTCAAGCGCGAAACCCTGGCCGACGACTTTTCCCTCTATCTGCACGCGCCCTGCGTCACCGACCCCTCGCTGGCGCCTGAGGGCTGCGCCAGCCACTACGTGCTGGCACCAGTGCCGCACCTGGGTACGGCGGATATCGACTGGGCGGTGGAGGGGCCGAAATACCGCGACCGCATCTTCGAGTACCTGGAGCGACACTACATGCCGGGACTGCGCGGCGATCTGGTCACCCATCGGATCTTCACGCCGCTGGATTTCCGCGACGAGCTCAACGCCCATCTGGGCTCGGCGTTTTCGCTGGAGCCGATCCTCACCCAGAGCGCCTGGTTCCGCCCGCACAACCGCGACGACGTGATTCCCAACCTCTATATCGTCGGCGCCGGCACTCACCCCGGTGCCGGCGTGCCCGGCGTCGTCGGTTCGGCCAAGGCCACCGCCGCGCTGATGCTGGAGGACTTCATGTTGAAGGAGCACGCCGGATGAACGACCGGGTCATCGATCACTCCACTCAGGCGATCAATGTCGGCTCCAAGAGCTTCGCCGCGGCGGCGAAGCTGTTCGATGAGCGCACCCGCCAGAGCGCGGTGATGCTCTACGCCTGGTGCCGTCATTGCGACGATGTGATCGACGGCCAGACCCTCGGCCACGGTCAGCTCGCCGGTGATCGCAACAGCGGTGAGGCGCGGCTGGCCGAGCTGGTCGATCTCACCGAGCGCGCCTATGCCGGCGAGGCGATGAGCGATCCGGCCTTTGCTGCGTTTCAGCAAGTGGTTCAGCGGCACCAGATTCCCAAGCGATACCCGCTGGAACATCTCGCCGGTTTTCGCATGGATGTGCAGAACTACCGTTACCAGACGCTCGATGACACGCTGCTCTACTGCTATCGCGTCGCCGGTGTGGTCGGTCTGATGATGGCGCGGGTGATGGGCGCCGAAGCGGAGCCGACGCTGGAGCGAGCCTGTGATCTGGGCCTGGCCTTTCAGCTGACCAACATTGCGCGGGATATCGTCGAGGATGCACAGATCGGCCGCGTTTACCTGCCGGCCGAGTGGCTGGCTGAGGTGGATATTCCAGAGGACGAAGTCGCACTGTTACAGCACCGTGCAGCGTTGGCGACGCTGGCGGTGCGGCTGGTGAATCTGGCCGAGCCCTACTATCAGTCGGCATCTCAGGGATTGCGTGACCTGCCGCTGCGCTCGGCCTGGTCCATCGCCACCGCCCATGGCGTCTACCGGCAGATTGGCGTCGAAGTGAAAGCGCGCGGCGCGGCGGCGTGGGATAGGCGCGTCTCGACCAGCAA includes:
- a CDS encoding phytoene desaturase; translation: MNQAKRAVVIGAGFGGLALAIRLQRAGIQTTLLEKRDKPGGRAYVYHDQGFTFDAGPTVITDPPALEELFSGAGKRMADYVELLPVSPFYRLCWEDGYSFDYVNDQVELDRQIHALNPKDVAGYQRFLAYSRAVYEEGYVKLGTVPFLSFRSMIGVAPQLAKLQAWRNVYSMVAKFVENDRLRQALSFHSLLVGGNPFETSSIYALIHALERQGGVWFPRGGTGALVQGMVRLFEDLGGKLELNAEVARIDLAGGHAKAVITGDGRRFDTDAVASNADVVNTYKQLLGHEQRGRDEAKRLSGKRFSMSLFVIHFGLKRRHEHLQHHTVCFGPRYRELIDEIFKRETLADDFSLYLHAPCVTDPSLAPEGCASHYVLAPVPHLGTADIDWAVEGPKYRDRIFEYLERHYMPGLRGDLVTHRIFTPLDFRDELNAHLGSAFSLEPILTQSAWFRPHNRDDVIPNLYIVGAGTHPGAGVPGVVGSAKATAALMLEDFMLKEHAG
- a CDS encoding phytoene/squalene synthase family protein; amino-acid sequence: MNDRVIDHSTQAINVGSKSFAAAAKLFDERTRQSAVMLYAWCRHCDDVIDGQTLGHGQLAGDRNSGEARLAELVDLTERAYAGEAMSDPAFAAFQQVVQRHQIPKRYPLEHLAGFRMDVQNYRYQTLDDTLLYCYRVAGVVGLMMARVMGAEAEPTLERACDLGLAFQLTNIARDIVEDAQIGRVYLPAEWLAEVDIPEDEVALLQHRAALATLAVRLVNLAEPYYQSASQGLRDLPLRSAWSIATAHGVYRQIGVEVKARGAAAWDRRVSTSKGQKLQFLLGGGVLALASRRMQVRPRPDDLWRRPR